Part of the Quercus lobata isolate SW786 chromosome 6, ValleyOak3.0 Primary Assembly, whole genome shotgun sequence genome, GCTAAGCGAAGCGTTTCTCACTGCTGGATTAATGATATTCCTCATTTGAATTGTCAGTACCACGCTAGTCTAGGAGTTAAGGTTGAAATGATTTAAAAGTTGAGGGAACATAAAAAGGTAGAGGAAGGCAAAAAATATCAGTAGAAGTAGTTAAAAAAGATAcgtcaattaaggaagtaacgGAGGCTATGACTTCAGATAaaatagaatggaggaaaagaatacaCGTAGCCGGCTCTCACTAAtcttgttgaggatccatagccagACCCAAAgatttgggactaaggctttgttgttgttattgatAGTCTAGGAATTACATTTCCAAATCTGGTAATGATCAACATTACTCTAGATGATTCATTTCTTTGAAGTAAAAATCTAGAAGCTGTTTCCAAACTTCTTTCCAGCATGCACTATATAGTTGTTGTGGTCACTTTTAACCaatatttgtgttttgtcacatgGGAAATTATTTATATTGTGGCTGATGTTTTTCAATGGCAATAGAAAACAGTTTCCTTCTCAAAATATAGCAACACAGTACCCAAGTAGCATTACAAATATACTCTCAGACTCTCATTTTCTTTAATCATATGCGTTTTCTGGTGCTGACTGTGGGATTTTTAATGcttttcagtcatttttttattaataaattttttaaagttctcAGATGAGGATCTTTCTTGCAATGGCTAATCTTTTGTCCCTTGAGATTAGTGTGAAAGGTTGCTTATATAGATTCATCCTCTATGTGTTGTATTTGTTAATCGTAGTAATTCTTACCAATTCTTTCTAGTTTAGAGCATCTCTGATTTGGCATCTGACTTTATATATGCCAGGAAATTTCAATTGCAGCCAATGTACCTCAGAAGGAGATTGGGAAGTACATCAAGATACTTGGTGAAGCGCTACAACTAAGTCAGCCCATTAATAGCAATTCCATATCAGTCCACATGCCACGGTTTTGCACACTTCTCCAACTCAACAAATCTGCTCAGGTACATGGGTTTGAGTGCAGATTACCTTCTTGATCCTGAGCAGTAACTTTGAATGAATTGGAAAGGCTAAAAATCATGCACCATATTCTTGATAATCAAGTGGGCATGTGGTAATCATACAATAGGAAGATGACAGGGATATGCAGCTGAAAAATGTCGGGAAAACAAATCAAGttggagaaaagaaaattgtgttaGAATGGATGGAGGAGTTGGAAGACTatgaaaggagaaaaaaaaatagtaataacaaAAGAGGAATATTGCAAAAACGTTTTAATCCACATGGTTGCTAGATTCTAAATTTATCTTGTTAGTTTCTTCTTGGCTATTACATGGTGCATAAtgttatttctaaaaaataaatcctGGCATTTTTGGATGATAGGAGGGCATTTTTGGTTGCAGACCACCTTTAGTTCACATTTGGAAAGTTTTTAATTGCTGCACTGGCATTTCTGCATTTTTCTCTAATCATCTATTCGGGTTTATTGTAATGTGAAGTTCCTTACAGGAAATGGTCTGTGATTCATATCAGTAGTGTTGAAATTTGATGTGATATAAAACTGCCAACTGCTTTAAATATAAGTTCACTCTAGGGAGAATTTTATGCCCCTCTTTTTCTCTTGATCAAATTTGACTGTGGTCCTGCATATTATTGTAGGAGCTTGCAACTCACATTGGAGAAGTTGTTATTAATAAGTGCTTCTGCACTCGGAGGAACCCCATAAGCATATCTGCTGCCGCTATTTATTTGGCCTGCCAACTAGAAGACAAACGCAAAACCCAGGCAGAGATTTGTAAGGTGACAGGCCTCACTGAGGTCACCCTCCGTAAGGTCTACAAGGAGTTGTTAGAGAATTGGGATGACTTACTCCCATCTAATTATACTCCAGCTGTTCCTCCAGAGAGAGCATTTCCCACAACTGTGATTGCTTCAGGCCGTTCTTCAGCACCTAAAGGTGATTTAGTTGAAGGGAATTCTTCATTGGAGAGAGAAAAGCTGCAGGAAATTAAAGTTAATAAACCAGACGAGGTTCCAGACATGGGTCATCAGGCCAGAGCAAAAGAGGAAGCTGAAAGTAGAGGTAACTCTCAAGGGCCCTCTAACCCAGTGTTGAACCAACCAACTGCATTTTGGCAAGCTCAGGCTACAATTGGAACTTCTGGTCCTAGGGGAGACAACAATCAGAATATCACACAAGGAACAGACATCAATGAACTGCACTCTAACAGTCAAGAGTTAGAGCAAAAAGTAGATAAGGATGCAAATGGTGCTACTAATTCCCTAAAGCCTAACCAGCTTTCAAGTCCCCCAGCTTCAAGTGGGGGTTCAGTCATGCATGTTTGGTCTCCTTATATGTCTCAGCCTCCCAATATTCCAGTTGTTAAGCCACCAAAGGTAGAGCGAGACTCCAATCAGAATATCACTCGAGGAACAGACATCAATCGACTGCACTCTAATCATCAAGAGTTAGAGCACAGGGTAGATAAGGATGCAAGTGGTACTGATTCCCTAAAGCCAAACCAGCTTTCAAGTCCCCCAACTTCAAGTGCAAGTTCTGTCACGCAGGCTTGGTCCTCATATATGTCTCTGCCTCTAAATATTCCAGTTGTTAAGCCACCAAAGGTAGAGGGAGACAACAATCAGAATATCACTCGAGGAACAGACATCAATCGACTGCACTCTAACCATCAAGAGTTAGAGCACAGGGTGGATAAGGGCGCAAATGGTGCTACTAATTCCCTGAAGCCAATCCAGCTTTCAAGTCCCCCAGGTTCAAGTGCAAGTTCAGTCATGCAAGCTTGGTCCTCATATATGTCCGAGCCCCTACATATTCCACCAAATGTAGTGCGAGACAACCATCAAGGAACAGACATCAATCGACTGCACTCTAACCATCAAATGTTAGAGCACAAGGTTGTTAAGGGTGCAAATGGTGCTACTAATTCCCTAAAGCCAAACCAGCTTTCAAGTTCCCCAACATTAAATGTGAGTTCAATCCATCATCAGTATTGGTCCTCATATATGCCCAAGCCTCAAAGCATTCCTTGTCAGAATATCACCGGAGGAACAGACATCAATGAACTGCACTCTATTCGGCAAGAGTTAGGGCACAACATATTAGATGAGGATGCAAATGGTGCTACTAATTCCTTAAAGCCAAACCAGCTTTCAAGTTCCGCAATTTCAAGTGAGAATTCAGTCATGCAGGTTTGGTCCTCATATATGTCTCAGCCTCTAAATATTCCAGTTGTTAATGTAGTACGAGACAACAATCGGAACATCACTCGAGGAACAAACATCAATCAACTGCACTCTAACCGTCAAGAGCTAGAGCACAAGGTAGATAAGGGAGCAAATGGTGCTACTAATTCCCTAAAGCCAAACCAGCTTTCAAGTCCCCCAACTTCAAGTTCGAGTTCGGTCGGGCAGTATTGGGCCCCGTATATGTCTAGGCCCCTAAATGTTCCAGTTGTTCAGACACCAAATGTAGTGTCAGGTTATGCTGAACCCAAAAGATCAGGGAGTCTAAATGGAAGCAGAAGTGCCAATCAGTGTGGGGATAAATAGTGGCAGAAGTGGATTCTGTCTTGCCCCTATGGTGTATATATCTGTATAATATGGAGAGTAAAGTTTCttatgagtattttttttaattgttcagtTCTTATAACAGTTCATTGCGAAATTGAGAATGTTTCATTGCCAAATTGAGAATGTTTCATGTTTTGGAAAAGTTCTGTGGTTTAGTTAAGGAGGGTGACATGTAACTGCTAACtacttatttttgttgtttatgaTTGCTTGTCTCACCTGTATCTGTTTATTAAGAGCTTCAGTGCACTAATTTGTTATCTTCAACAAAAACCACCTGTTAAACACTAGTTGCATTCTTGTGgaggtattttattttaaatttggagAAAAGCATGGTGTAATCTTGCAAAATTATTATGGACTGTCTATTCCTGTTCGGCTAATCGAGAAACATTTGAAGCGAACAATTCGTACTGTGCGTTAGTATTCATGCTTGTTTGAATTAGTGAGAGTTCACACTTGTTTGAAGCCTTGCTTAGTCAAGCATAACAGATGTTTATAAAATGAACTGTCAGAGTTGTTTTTGGGGGAATCCTGTGCATTTTCCTCCGattgtgttatttttatttttatttttttatgggtgaAGTTCACTCTATCAACTTCGGGTTTTATACATTGGTGGAAAACCTGGTCCTTTTTTATCGTACCATTATTGAACCACCTATTGTTTAATTGAACTTGGACCTTCACTCAGTCATACCAGTCACAAAAAACATGGAATCTGCAACTGGTCTTTTCATATCTTCCCACTCATATTTTGGTTAAGCTCTAATCAATTCAATACCcctccattttttttcaaatcggTTTTACTGGGTTTATTCTAAAACTGGTGAAATTACTGTTAAATCTGCTACTTTCACCTCAACTGAACTATTCCAACGTATCACCTCTCTCCCTTGGATAGATACAGCGGATATCATCCATTTGGCACCCCGagattgaaattttcttatgGCTCTTAGTCTTATAGCCATGATCAGACTTCTAGTAAATTCAAAACTCAAAGCATGCGCCTCACGGTGTTAAATCATGTCCATGTCCCGAAACAATTTAGAACATTTTTAAAATACCATCTCACACTTCTGAGCATCACCTTACCTTGTACATGAAAGCTCCCAATGAACATCATCATCACTCTGAAAATCAGTCCTAAAAATTTGGGATTGACTATAGATAATTAACAAACTAGTTAGAATCGGTCAAATGTACTTTCTCACTTTGTAAAGTAGCCCCCACTGGTGGACGGGATTAATAATTGgttaaatgacaaaaatactccATTGTGGTCGTGAGATAGGAAAAACAAGAATTGCAGTAAGGAATCCAACTGAGGGAAAGGTGGGGTGTGTGAATGATCACCAGCAAGCAgcctaaaaaggaaaaagtgtaAGACCAACTAGGTTGAAGATCAACTAGTGGGATTGGTTAGGGGCACACCAAAGGTTAAGTTAGTGAGAGGGGAAAAATTCGAAGTGTTGGCTTAACTAacttttttgatgaaaattttatactaaaaataTCGTAAATATagaagttaaataaaataaataagtgacTCACATGAAACTtgcaaataatagaaaataagtaataagttggcttataagagcattagtattggtggtgctaaaaagttatattgctatttttaacaccaccaaatacaaatttataactGCATTGGTGAAGCCAAAGCCAAATAATTTGGCTCCACGGCACAGCCAAAAGTGGCTGTGGGCTGTAGCTcatagttaaaaaataataataataataataaattgtgtGTTCATACTgctttatattaaatatattattttatttatatgttcATACTACTTtgtaatgaatatattattttattatgctaaaagttaaaataaaatcactgaTATTTGATATGTATTATGTTTCTCTCTCGCTTGGAAAGATAGGCTCCCAAATCCTTCTAGATAAACGAGAGTAGAATTGAAGTATCTTTCTAGGAAGGAAAGTGTTTGTCCCCTACATTACCAAATGTACTGTTAGGGCTTGTGGGGGTTTTTTTTGTCAAGGGTGGGGAAACAGTGTGAGAGATTAACTGTACCGGTGGTGTCAACTATCAAGAATGGACGAAATTACTCAAGGCTGGAATAGCCTCTCTCTAATGGATAGAGAAGAAGATAATATGAAACTTATTAAGAAGGGTCCAAAGGAAGAGTTCTCTCTTGTAGCTAGATTTCTAACTAGCAGAGCACTGAACATCAATGCGGTAGCAAGAACCTTTACTCCTTTGTGGAGAACTCAAAACGGGTTTCAAATACAGAATTTAGGTGACCACAAACTCCTGTTTATCTTTGATAACAAGCCGAATGTAGAGAGAGTATTGCAAAATGAACCATGGAGTTTTGACAAGCACCTTATTGTGCTTCAATGCTATAACAAGGATACGGTCCTCGAGGATTATGCTTTGAATGAAGCAATGTTTTGGGTACAAGTGCACAACATCccgttgggatacatggacagagAGATAGCATAAGAGATATGCTCAAAGATTGGTAAGGTGGTGAAATCGACGGGTGACAAAGAATTTGGGGGTGATGGTTTTATTCAGGTTAGAGTGATCGTGGATGTGACTCAACCTGATGTAggacacaatttactatttaattattgtaatttattatttttggtatttttatgtaaaaaacgttattttaggtttaggtgatttatttccttgtttttaggtgcatttaatgctttttaggtcaaatttggttcctgttatgattaggtatcaattaggagttattttaaaatatattttcttgtttgtcaagttttatggagcccttaaaaaggcccctaagtttgtaaacgtttttcatagactattatcaataaacacagacgttttgtcaaattttcttctggtggattccagtttatttctccttgtggattcagggaaacccctcgtggattcgaggtttactaccaAGAACTAACAGTTTAATTTATATTCCATCAAGAGAGCATTGTGTGTGCTTTCTCTAGGCTTCCGCGACATCAGTTGATATCAGAGCCTTGACTTACCCTGGTCTGATGGCTAACCGGCAAGACGGTGACCACCACAACAATGACAGTGGTGACGACGTCAACAACCCAGTCCTCACTAGGGCTGAGTTCCTTAATTTTCGTGATGAGAATCAccaattttgtgaaaaaagtCAGCAAATTATAGGTGAAATCAAGCAAAAGATTGCTACTCTTCTTGCTAGGAATTCATCTCACAATTACAATGACCAATATATTCAAAAACGCACACCTAACTACAAGAAAATTCCATTATTTGATGGAGATATGTGTAAGTTAGATTTTATTGACTGGCTTCTTGATTTGGaagagtattttaatttttggaagatttgtgaTGAAGAAAAAGTGCGGCTTGCATCTAATAAATTGGACGATGAAGCAGAGGAATGGTGGGAGGAGATTCAAATCGATAGAAAGCGGCAAGGTAAGCATCCAATCTGCTCTtagcaaagaatgaaaaaaagtattaattgaTTTATGGTTTCCTAATGACTATTATGAAATACTAGATTATACAAGTGTTGATTGTAAATCTGTATATTCATATGAAAATCAATATGTTCACAACATGAAAGGTCAAAACCAAAAGTATCATAGCCAAGTCCATGTATCAAGTAAAGGAAAGAGTTTGAGGGTTGAGAAGAAGCAGCCTATTTCTAGAGAAACTTTTGAAGTGGTTAAAAAATGTCAAGACTTGCAACAAGTTGTtgaattgaaacttgaaaagaaGATTGAGTTGATTGTGGAAGATCACAGAAATCAAGAGATAGTATTTATTGAGAATATTGTGGAAGATCCACTTGAGGTCAAAGGTGAGGATGAGTCCATCAACCACAACCCCCAGGTTCCGGTTGATTTATTGAAAACGACTACACaatatgttgattttcttggagtagaaaattttaattttattatcaacccatttttgattgatgttgcaaataaattgaaagtagatgagaagaaattttatgctACACTTTATGAAGGATTCAAGTTTCAGAGCCTAATCAAGTTATTAAAGCATTcgaagtatttgtttatttggagcggaagatttcagatttcaaagatgaactcgaggacgagtttgtttcaagtggagGGGTCTGATGTAGGAcattactatttaattattgtaatttattatttttggtatttttatgtaaaaaacgttattttaggtttagataatttatttccttgtttttaggtgcatttaatactttttaggtcaaatttggctCCTGTTATgattaggtatcaattaggagttattttaaaatatattttattgtctgtcaagttttatggagcccttaaaaaggcccctaagtttgtaaacgtttttcatagactattatcaataaacacagacgttttgtcaaattttatttctccTTGTGGATTTAGGGAAACCCctcgtggattcgaggtttactaccaggaactaacagtttagttttTGTTCCATCAAGAGAGCATCGTGTGTGCTTTCTCTTGGCTTCTGCGACATCACAACCCCTATGCTGTGGAAGAGTTGTGACTCTAGAAACCGGCAAAAAATCTGGATTTCCTTCAGGTATGAAAGACTACCAAACTTATGTTATTGGTGCGGTCGTCTGGATCACGGCGATAAAGACTATGAGGTTTGGGTTCAAAATGAAGGGAAGTTGGATGCAAGTAAAAAGAACTATGATTCTAGTATTCGTGCAAAGCCAGTTTATCAGTCCAGCAAGAATGTAATCCATGTCCTAGGATATTTCGAGGGGAGGAAAAAGGAACAAGGAAAAACACCTTCCACAAGCAGTAGCAAGCCACCAGCTATAGACACCCCATTTTACAACTTGCATTTAACCAACTGGTAGATCTTCAGATTTGTGATACAATCTTCagatttgtgatacaaaacaaatcttgatgttctaacgatcataatggtatgtcatgggttttgattggaccacctgatcaaaagttatcatacaaacaattttcaatgatcatggCTTGCCTACACGATGGGCCTGATCACGTCATAttctaaacacttaattttgattggttctcacaagaattaatttaaaattaatcaagtgtgatttttgattggatttcattttatttcatttttttaagaaaataattaaaaatgttttttttttatggcatcttatctgctcttttgaaaaaaattccagagatatgatccatgaaaaattcaaaaaaaaaaaagaagaaaaagaaaaaatgctcaaaaaacgtcattatcttcagcagtaatttgaaacacatttttggcatggataacgttgaaatttggctttctctatttctgaaaaagttgtagataattgaatttcctttcaaaaacacccatcttgaatcaattggaGTTTTGAGCGGAAAATTAGAGCTAAAATACGAAGCAGGTgcagcatcatttcaaaatttgaatgaaGATCAACACCAAATCTGTCCCCAGCTCATTTAAACAGattatctcctcccttagcttcagaagaaagctaataatttagctttaaagctaagccatcccttcccctataaatagagaagacctcTTCCACTCTCTAGACCCCGAATTCCCTCTAGAGAGCTAGtgagaaagcagaaaaaaaaaagctattgagcaaccattgttcttactttggttgtagttgagtacttccttgctttctccCTAGCCCTTTAGGTGATCAtttccccttttaatttatgctggtaagtagttaactttttttaaattctttatgcaTGCTAGAACAAATGcttacaaatcattattcacttcttttatgctatgcttggatgaacatgcctatgtcttattggttttctcttacatgcttagatgaacacttctaggccaacacacaattttcttttgaatgcttagatgagcacttctaagctaaaacacaattttctctttaatacttagatgaacatgtctaggtagttgttttacttttttaaatgcttgaacaaacatgtccaagtattttgattttgtctagataaacatgtctagggtttttcctttacttctcttcataattgcttggatgatcaaatatgcttaaaggttttatttttatttgcttctctttgcaattatgttgatgacaaataacatgacaattttgtttttccctcacaggcttagatgaacatgtctaggctaggaattctttatttataatgatctcttggatgaacatgccattaccttcatttttgttatctaacaagttttattttattttttattttttctctttatgtcaAATTCCCCTAACATATGTTTATTTACACTTCCTgcaaatcacatgtttatatgacatattatttgtatttgtttgacatgacatgacattggccaccttaacctaggagaccggttttaccgggcaagatgggtgcttaatcccttcccatctcgtaaattagcctccgaaccaagatcaagggttctagacAATGCTCTtgtatttacaattttactttttttagaatgtaactaggaaataaagcaatgtaatttacttttcttagattgtatctaggacaaaaagcattgtaaatttttgttacaaaattcgatgtaaattttcatatacattaatacaacagaagtatttttcattaaaggttttcttgtttttccttttaaattaaataagtggcgactccatgtaaATCCCTCGATCTAAGGGGGAACACATTTTTACACCAGCATCGAGGAAGAATCCATCAACACGGCCACCAACCACAGCGTGCCCTGAAACCGATAGCGAGAAACAGGGGATAACATTCAACGCAGACGTTACTAATCCCTTAATTAGTGATGATTGTGATCCCGTGAATGGCTCA contains:
- the LOC115994871 gene encoding plant-specific TFIIB-related protein 1 gives rise to the protein MKCPYCPSAQGRCATTSSGRSITECASCGHVIEERQSQPHHFFHLRSQDNPLCLVTSDLPSHLENDENDPFEPTGFITAFSTWSIEPNPLFLRSSISFSGHLAELERTLESSSSSSSSSTVVVDNLRAYMQIIDVASILGLEYEISDHAFQLFRDCCSATCLRNRSVEALATAALVQAIREAQEPRTLQEISIAANVPQKEIGKYIKILGEALQLSQPINSNSISVHMPRFCTLLQLNKSAQELATHIGEVVINKCFCTRRNPISISAAAIYLACQLEDKRKTQAEICKVTGLTEVTLRKVYKELLENWDDLLPSNYTPAVPPERAFPTTVIASGRSSAPKGDLVEGNSSLEREKLQEIKVNKPDEVPDMGHQARAKEEAESRGNSQGPSNPVLNQPTAFWQAQATIGTSGPRGDNNQNITQGTDINELHSNSQELEQKVDKDANGATNSLKPNQLSSPPASSGGSVMHVWSPYMSQPPNIPVVKPPKVERDSNQNITRGTDINRLHSNHQELEHRVDKDASGTDSLKPNQLSSPPTSSASSVTQAWSSYMSLPLNIPVVKPPKVEGDNNQNITRGTDINRLHSNHQELEHRVDKGANGATNSLKPIQLSSPPGSSASSVMQAWSSYMSEPLHIPPNVVRDNHQGTDINRLHSNHQMLEHKVVKGANGATNSLKPNQLSSSPTLNVSSIHHQYWSSYMPKPQSIPCQNITGGTDINELHSIRQELGHNILDEDANGATNSLKPNQLSSSAISSENSVMQVWSSYMSQPLNIPVVNVVRDNNRNITRGTNINQLHSNRQELEHKVDKGANGATNSLKPNQLSSPPTSSSSSVGQYWAPYMSRPLNVPVVQTPNVVSGYAEPKRSGSLNGSRSANQCGDK